The following proteins come from a genomic window of Edaphobacter sp. 4G125:
- a CDS encoding GWxTD domain-containing protein: protein MQLFSLYFRLKFFSLLLLLLPFASPSLHAVDPAKNLSPHFKHWLNEEVPYIIETEERRQFLSLTTDDERENFIKQFWEARNPTPGSEINTYKEEHYERLAYANQNFGNIGAQDGWRTDRGHIYIVLGPPQQKANYPESRNVRPLQIWFYQATNPALPSHFYIVFYKRSIGEDYTLYSPYMDGPTRLVTGLEGKNVQTNNLDILRRSLGDEVARTTLSLIPTEPVNFSDYAPSMQSDVLLSTIKGLADNPITKEMLSERRANERVTTSIFLGENSATLQSAAFRDANGRMIVDYLMAYERPETGIVGLLPDKRIGYSLSLRTRVFTHTGAFVYEQNDRFAAAVNEAQAAVAKNKRFAAEGRLPLVPGEYQIETTLTNELNHLAVRQRADVSVPDPNQQTLALSKVVVFSPQPPVHDNTGQLPFSFSGLRFAPKGLQQVSLHVGESLRLLFQIWNKPADPGSLTGHKIKVHYVYGTMQAGQQIHQEDEEIDAANFDSSGTMLTGRTLSTDGLMTGNYRVVITATDETTQQKAYASLAFHIVPDPQTTDIWTAYDSTADGRRGSAIDDYKRGLSATAQGQSPIAIQWYKRSVEDDSSYAPALTLLIDSLARTGDSKTIAALSNKLQMNHELSQQTAIQMSQANVQIGDYPQATRILEYELQFQPPSSELYLALADIYIRQGNSAKAEDYKRQAAKLSISN, encoded by the coding sequence TTGCAACTTTTCTCGCTGTATTTTCGCCTGAAGTTCTTTTCTCTCCTCCTTCTTCTCCTGCCGTTTGCTAGCCCTTCGCTTCATGCCGTGGATCCAGCAAAAAACCTCTCCCCACACTTCAAGCATTGGCTCAATGAAGAAGTCCCTTACATCATCGAAACGGAAGAACGCAGACAATTCCTTTCTCTAACCACGGATGATGAGCGGGAAAATTTCATTAAACAATTCTGGGAGGCTCGTAACCCCACGCCCGGCTCAGAGATCAATACATACAAGGAAGAGCATTACGAGCGGCTGGCCTATGCCAACCAGAATTTCGGCAATATCGGAGCGCAGGATGGATGGCGAACGGATCGCGGGCACATTTATATCGTGCTCGGCCCGCCGCAACAAAAGGCCAACTACCCTGAGTCACGAAATGTAAGACCTCTGCAGATATGGTTCTATCAAGCTACCAATCCTGCGCTGCCGTCTCACTTCTACATCGTCTTCTACAAACGCAGCATCGGTGAGGACTACACACTTTACTCGCCCTACATGGACGGGCCCACTCGCCTGGTAACCGGTCTTGAAGGGAAAAATGTGCAGACCAATAATCTCGATATCTTACGGCGGTCGCTTGGCGATGAAGTCGCTCGCACAACCCTCTCTCTCATTCCCACGGAGCCTGTAAACTTCTCAGACTACGCACCGAGCATGCAATCGGATGTATTGCTCAGCACGATTAAAGGCCTGGCGGACAACCCCATTACAAAAGAGATGCTCTCCGAACGGCGTGCAAATGAACGCGTCACCACCAGCATCTTTCTCGGAGAAAACTCGGCCACATTGCAATCCGCCGCCTTCCGCGACGCGAATGGACGAATGATTGTCGATTATCTGATGGCGTATGAACGCCCTGAGACTGGCATCGTAGGTCTCTTGCCAGACAAGAGAATTGGCTATTCCCTCAGCCTGCGTACCAGAGTCTTTACCCATACAGGTGCTTTTGTTTATGAGCAGAACGATCGATTCGCAGCAGCTGTCAATGAAGCGCAGGCAGCTGTCGCGAAGAATAAGCGTTTCGCTGCAGAAGGCAGACTCCCTTTAGTGCCTGGGGAGTATCAAATCGAGACGACGCTCACCAACGAACTCAATCATCTTGCGGTTCGTCAACGAGCGGATGTCTCCGTACCCGATCCAAACCAGCAGACGTTAGCACTCAGCAAAGTCGTCGTCTTTTCCCCTCAACCTCCGGTTCACGACAATACCGGACAGCTCCCTTTCAGTTTCTCGGGACTGCGCTTTGCTCCCAAAGGCCTCCAACAGGTCTCTCTTCATGTAGGAGAATCTCTGCGTCTCCTGTTCCAGATATGGAATAAACCGGCAGACCCCGGCTCCCTCACCGGGCACAAGATTAAAGTGCATTATGTCTACGGCACAATGCAGGCAGGGCAACAGATTCATCAGGAAGATGAAGAAATAGACGCCGCCAACTTCGACTCCTCCGGTACGATGCTGACCGGTCGAACACTCTCGACAGACGGTCTGATGACAGGCAATTATCGCGTTGTGATCACGGCAACAGATGAAACAACGCAACAAAAAGCCTACGCTAGCCTTGCCTTTCACATCGTCCCTGACCCACAAACAACCGATATTTGGACTGCTTATGACAGCACAGCAGACGGCCGTCGCGGAAGCGCCATCGATGACTATAAGCGCGGTCTGAGTGCGACCGCCCAGGGACAATCCCCAATCGCAATCCAATGGTATAAGCGCTCTGTAGAAGACGACTCCAGCTATGCTCCCGCCCTGACGCTCCTGATCGACTCCCTTGCACGAACCGGTGACTCTAAAACGATCGCGGCACTCTCGAACAAACTCCAGATGAATCATGAGCTTAGCCAGCAGACGGCTATTCAAATGTCACAGGCGAATGTGCAGATCGGCGACTACCCACAAGCCACCCGCATCCTGGAATACGAGCTACAATTTCAGCCCCCCAGTTCTGAGCTGTATCTTGCTCTCGCAGACATCTATATCAGGCAAGGTAATTCGGCTAAGGCAGAGGACTATAAACGTCAAGCGGCAAAGCTCTCTATCTCTAACTAG
- a CDS encoding TlpA family protein disulfide reductase, with amino-acid sequence MKNKLETITNVVLLVVTLLVGGGFLYNQFNGAKDSASQQVIGRHINLGADHAFQADRTLILFISTDCQYCIASTPFYKRLVQAHPKTPIIAAFPQKEDVAREYLAKHQIPISEVISAPQLLQETTGTPTLMLVDKTGKVKNAWVGRLSPTTEKEVFKQIGL; translated from the coding sequence TTGAAAAACAAACTCGAAACTATTACAAACGTTGTTTTGCTCGTTGTAACTCTTTTGGTAGGAGGCGGATTTTTATATAACCAATTCAATGGTGCTAAAGATTCCGCCTCCCAACAAGTGATTGGTCGTCATATTAATCTCGGCGCTGATCACGCCTTTCAGGCGGATCGAACGCTAATTTTATTTATTTCCACCGACTGTCAATATTGCATAGCTAGTACGCCCTTTTATAAAAGACTTGTACAAGCACATCCTAAAACCCCGATTATAGCCGCCTTCCCACAAAAGGAAGATGTAGCGCGAGAATATCTCGCAAAACATCAAATTCCTATTTCGGAAGTAATTAGTGCACCACAGCTATTACAGGAAACAACTGGAACTCCTACATTAATGCTGGTAGATAAAACCGGGAAAGTGAAAAATGCTTGGGTAGGACGACTGTCTCCTACAACAGAAAAAGAAGTCTTCAAACAAATTGGCTTATAA
- the gyrA gene encoding DNA gyrase subunit A has translation MADDQNPQLPLGSNPDNPNGSDSTIKGPGAALLLPINIEDEMRRSYLDYSMSVIIGRALPDVRDGLKPVHRRILYGMQEMGLQYNKKYTKSAKVVGHVMGNYHPHGDSAIYDAMVRLAQDFSLRYPLVDGQGNFGSIDGDPPAAMRYTESRLTRLAGEMLSDIDSDTVDFAPNYDESTQEPTVLPARIPNLIVNGGNGIAVGMATNIPPHNLTEVINAAISLINKEKTDNRRDIQLVLEHVKGPDFPTGGYLYGRAGIAQTYATGRGRFIMRAKVGTENISGGRQAIVVTEIPYQVNKANLIKRIAELANEKVIDDISDVRDESDRDGMRIVIELKRGAEQQIVLNQLFKHTPMQESFSMIFLAVHNGQPKVLPLDEAIRAFIEHRIEVVRRRTAFLLGKARDREHILLGYQIALDHLDNVIKIIRQSSSRADARENLFSYFSNKRINLRGTELAGVKLDPAKYSIDMTFSTTGTLILSYRQVDAILELQLYRLTQLSIDELLNELKNVRDNIEEFESILASEKKLRRVIVKELEEVRDKYGDERRTQIIDETTEIQLEDLIADEQVAVTISNTGYLKRTPISTYRQQRRGGTGRLGMKTREEDFVAQLIVESTHAYLLCFTNTGRVYWLKVYEIPDVGAAGKGKAMASLLALQPGEKVITILGIRDLTEEGKFILFATREGTVKKTPLTDFSNVMSRGIIAINIDKDDELIACRVTSGSDVVFLATHDGMAVRFSEFYDKDSEKSGGLRPMGRNAAGNKGITLKKGDYVIGLAVTPSAEQRAQRRDELAAEKNLIKELAKVRAEIDSVNEALTKAREAAGGTEDDKVKAARKSRDAAYEKRDDLDEKLGLSPCLILSVTENGFGKRTNVEEYRLQSRGGSGVINMKATAKTGKVSSVQLVNDASELMAISQFGKIIRIDTSSIRAAGRSTQGVKLLNLESDDKVAAAVVIPPEEAKTEPETGMLLQ, from the coding sequence ATGGCAGACGATCAGAACCCCCAGCTCCCGCTCGGCTCCAACCCCGACAACCCAAATGGCTCAGACAGCACAATTAAGGGCCCCGGTGCGGCGCTGCTCCTCCCTATCAATATTGAAGACGAGATGCGCCGGTCGTATCTCGACTACTCCATGTCCGTCATTATCGGACGTGCCCTTCCTGACGTTCGTGACGGACTCAAGCCCGTACATCGCCGTATCCTCTACGGAATGCAGGAGATGGGCCTCCAGTACAACAAAAAATACACCAAGTCCGCCAAGGTCGTCGGCCACGTCATGGGTAATTACCATCCCCATGGCGACTCTGCCATCTACGACGCCATGGTCCGCCTCGCACAGGACTTCTCCCTCCGCTACCCCCTCGTAGACGGCCAGGGCAACTTCGGCTCCATCGACGGCGACCCACCTGCGGCCATGCGTTACACCGAGTCGCGCCTCACCCGCCTCGCCGGCGAGATGCTCTCCGACATTGATTCCGACACCGTCGACTTCGCCCCCAACTACGACGAGTCTACGCAAGAACCCACCGTCCTCCCGGCGCGCATCCCCAATCTCATCGTCAATGGCGGCAACGGCATCGCCGTCGGTATGGCGACCAACATCCCGCCGCACAACCTCACCGAGGTCATCAACGCGGCCATCTCCTTAATCAATAAGGAGAAGACCGACAACCGCCGCGACATTCAGCTCGTCCTCGAACACGTCAAAGGACCCGACTTCCCCACCGGCGGCTATCTCTACGGACGCGCCGGAATCGCCCAGACCTACGCCACCGGCCGCGGACGTTTCATCATGCGCGCCAAAGTCGGCACCGAGAACATCTCCGGCGGACGTCAGGCCATCGTCGTCACCGAGATCCCCTACCAGGTCAACAAGGCCAACCTCATCAAGCGCATCGCCGAGCTCGCCAACGAAAAGGTCATCGACGACATCTCTGACGTCCGCGACGAATCCGACCGCGACGGCATGCGTATCGTCATCGAGCTCAAGCGTGGAGCCGAGCAGCAGATCGTCCTCAATCAGCTCTTCAAGCACACCCCCATGCAGGAGAGCTTCTCCATGATCTTCCTCGCCGTGCACAACGGCCAGCCGAAGGTCCTGCCACTCGACGAGGCCATCCGCGCCTTCATCGAGCACCGCATCGAAGTCGTCCGCCGCCGCACCGCCTTCCTGCTTGGCAAGGCCCGCGACCGCGAGCACATCCTGCTCGGCTATCAGATCGCGCTCGACCACCTCGACAACGTCATCAAGATCATCCGTCAGTCGTCCAGCCGCGCCGATGCCCGTGAGAACCTCTTCAGCTACTTCTCCAACAAACGCATCAACCTCCGCGGCACCGAACTCGCCGGCGTCAAACTCGACCCCGCGAAGTACTCCATCGACATGACCTTCTCGACCACCGGCACGCTGATCCTCAGCTACCGCCAGGTCGACGCCATCCTCGAACTGCAGCTCTATCGCCTCACCCAGCTCTCCATCGACGAGCTGCTCAACGAGCTCAAGAACGTCCGCGACAACATCGAAGAGTTCGAGTCCATCCTCGCCTCCGAAAAGAAGCTCCGCCGCGTCATCGTCAAGGAGCTCGAAGAGGTCCGCGACAAGTACGGCGACGAGCGCCGCACCCAGATCATCGACGAGACCACCGAGATCCAGCTCGAAGACCTCATCGCCGACGAGCAGGTCGCCGTCACCATCTCCAACACCGGCTACCTCAAGCGCACGCCCATCTCCACCTACCGCCAGCAGCGTCGCGGAGGCACAGGCCGTCTCGGCATGAAGACCCGCGAAGAGGACTTCGTCGCCCAGCTCATCGTCGAGTCCACCCACGCCTACCTGCTCTGCTTCACCAATACAGGACGCGTCTACTGGCTCAAGGTCTACGAGATCCCTGACGTCGGAGCTGCAGGCAAGGGCAAGGCGATGGCCTCGCTTCTCGCGCTCCAGCCCGGCGAAAAGGTCATCACCATCCTCGGCATCCGCGACCTCACCGAAGAGGGCAAGTTCATCCTCTTCGCCACCCGCGAAGGCACCGTCAAGAAGACCCCGCTCACCGACTTCTCCAACGTCATGAGCCGCGGCATCATCGCCATCAACATCGACAAGGACGACGAGCTCATCGCCTGCCGTGTCACCTCCGGCTCCGATGTCGTCTTCCTCGCCACCCACGACGGTATGGCCGTCCGCTTCTCCGAGTTCTATGACAAGGACTCCGAGAAGTCCGGCGGACTCCGCCCCATGGGCCGCAACGCCGCCGGCAACAAGGGCATCACCCTCAAGAAGGGCGACTACGTCATCGGACTCGCCGTCACGCCTTCGGCCGAGCAGCGCGCCCAGCGCCGCGACGAGCTCGCCGCCGAAAAGAACCTCATCAAGGAACTCGCCAAGGTCCGCGCCGAAATCGACTCCGTCAACGAAGCTCTCACCAAGGCCCGCGAGGCCGCCGGAGGAACCGAGGACGACAAGGTCAAGGCCGCCCGCAAGTCACGCGACGCCGCCTACGAGAAGCGCGACGATCTCGACGAGAAGCTCGGCCTCAGCCCCTGCCTCATCCTCTCTGTGACGGAGAACGGATTCGGCAAGCGTACCAATGTCGAGGAGTACCGCCTGCAGTCCCGCGGTGGCTCCGGCGTCATCAACATGAAAGCAACGGCGAAGACCGGCAAGGTCTCCTCTGTTCAGTTGGTCAACGACGCCAGCGAGCTGATGGCCATCTCGCAGTTCGGAAAGATCATCCGCATCGACACCAGCTCCATCCGCGCCGCCGGACGCTCCACCCAGGGAGTCAAACTCCTCAACCTGGAATCCGACGACAAGGTAGCCGCCGCCGTCGTCATCCCACCCGAGGAAGCTAAAACGGAACCAGAAACGGGAATGCTATTGCAGTAA